A single Saccopteryx bilineata isolate mSacBil1 chromosome 11, mSacBil1_pri_phased_curated, whole genome shotgun sequence DNA region contains:
- the STRIP1 gene encoding striatin-interacting protein 1 — MEPAAGGPSPLIMNNKQPQPPPPPPPATAQPPPGAPRAGGGLLPGGKAREFNRNQRKDSEGYSESPDLEFEYADTDKWAAELSELYSYTEGPEFLMNRKCFEEDFRIHVTDKKWTELDTNQHRTHAMRLLDGLEVTARERRLRVARAILYVAQGTFGECSSEAEVQSWMRYNVFLLLEVGTFHALVELLNMEIDNSAACSSAVRKPAISLADSTDLRVLLNIMYLIVETVHQECEGDKAEWRTMRQTFRAELGSPLYNNEPFAIMLFGMVTKFCSGHAPHFPMKKVLLLLWKTVLCTLGGFEELQSMKAEKRALLGLPPLPEDSIQVIRNMRAASPPASASDLIEQQQKRGRREHKALIKQDNLDAFNERDPYKADDSREEEEDNDDDSSLEGETFPLERDEVMPPPLQHPQSDRLTCPKGLPWAPKVREKDIEMFLESSRSKFIGYTLGSDTNTVVGLPRPIHESIKTLKQHKYTSIAEVQAQMEEEYLRSPLSGGEEEVEQVPAETLYQGLLPSLPQYMIALLKILLAAAPTSKAKTDSINILADVLPEEMPTTVLQSMKLGVDVNRHKEVIVKAISAVLLLLLKHFKLNHVYQFEYMAQHLVFANCIPLILKFFNQNIMSYITAKNSISVLDYPHCVVHELPELTAESLEAGDNNQFCWRNLFSCINLLRILNKLTKWKHSRTMMLVVFKSAPILKRALKVKQAMMQLYVLKLLKVQTKYLGRQWRKSNMKTMSAIYQKVRHRLNDDWAYGNDLDARPWDFQAEECALRANIERFNARRYDRAHSNPDFLPVDNCLQSVLGQRVDLPEDFQMNYDLWLEREVFSKPISWEELLQ; from the exons AGCTGTACAGCTACACGGAAGGACCGGAGTTCCTGATGAATCGGAAGTGCTTCGAGGAGGACTTCCGGATCCACG TGACAGACAAGAAGTGGACCGAGCTGGACACCAACCAGCACCGCACACACGCCATGAGGCTCCTGGACGGCCTGGAGGTCACTGCCAGGGAGAGGAGACTCAGGGTGGCTCGGGCAATTCTCTATGTCGCCCAAG GCACCTTCGGGGAGTGCAGCTCGGAGGCGGAGGTGCAGTCCTGGATGCGCTACAACGTCTTCCTGCTCCTGGAGGTGGGCACGTTCCACGCCTTGGTGGAGCTTCTCAACATGGAGATAGA TAACAGCGCCGCCTGCAGCAGTGCGGTGAGGAAGCCGGCCATCTCCCTGGCCGACAGCACAGACCTCAG GGTCCTGCTCAACATCATGTACCTGATTGTGGAGACCGTTCACCAGGAGTGTGAGGGCGACAAGGCCGAGTGGAGGACAATGCGACAGACCTTCAGGGCCGAGCTGG GGTCCCCGCTGTACAACAACGAGCCGTTCGCCATCATGCTGTTTGGGATGGTGACCAAATTCTGCAGTGGCCATGCCCCTCATTTCCCCATGAAGAAGGTTCTCCTGctgctttggaagacagttttg TGCACGCTGGGCGGCTTCGAGGAGCTGCAGAGCATGAAGGCCGAGAAGCGCGCCCTCCTGGGCCTGCCCCCGCTGCCTGAGGACAGCATCCAAGTGATCCGCAACATGCGGGCCGCGTCCCCGCCCGCGTCCGCCTCCGACCTGATCGAGCAGCAGCAGAAGCGGGGCCGGCGGGAGCACAAG GCCCTGATAAAACAGGACAACCTGGATGCCTTCAACGAGCGGGACCCCTACAAGGCCGACGACTcccgggaggaggaagaggacaaCGACGACGACAGCAGTCTGGAGGGGGAGACGTTCCCCCTGGAGCGGGACGAGGTGATGCCTCCGCCCCTGCAGCACCCCCAGAGCGACAGGCTCACCTGCCCGAAGGGGCTCCCGTGGGCGCCCAAGGTCAG agagaaggacatCGAGATGTTCCTCGAGTCCAGCCGCAGCAAATTCATCGGTTACACTCTCGGCAG CGACACAAACACGGTGGTGGGGCTGCCCAGGCCAATCCACGAAAGCATCAAGACTCTGAAGCAG CACAAGTACACGTCCATCGCGGAGGTCCAGGCGCAGATGGAGGAGGAGTACCTTCGCTCTCCTCTCTCGGGG ggggaagaggaagtcGAGCAAGTCCCCGCGGAAACCCTCTACCAAGGCCTGCTCCCCAGCCTGCCTCAGTACATG ATCGCACTGCTGAAGATCCTGCTGGCTGCGGCGCCCACCTCCAAAGCCAAAACGGACTCCATCAATATCCTCGCCGACGTGCTGCCTGAGGAGATGCC CACCACGGTGTTGCAGAGCATGAAGCTGGGGGTGGACGTGAACCGCCACAAAGAGGTCATCGTGAAGGCCATTTCTgctgtcctgctgctgctgctcaagCACTTTAAGCTGAACCACGTCTACCAG TTTGAATACATGGCCCAGCACCTGGTGTTTGCCAACTGCATCCCTTTGATCCTAAAGTTCTTCAATCAAAATATCATGTCCTACATCACTGCCAAGAACAG CATCTCTGTCCTGGATTACCCCCACTGCGTGGTGCACGAGCTGCCGGAGCTGACCGCCGAGAGTCTG GAGGCAGGGGACAATAACCAGTTTTGCTGGAGGAACCTCTTCTCTTGCATCAATCTCCTTCGGATCTTGAACAAGCTGACCAAATGGAAGCATTCAAGGACGATG ATGCTGGTGGTGTTCAAGTCGGCGCCCATCCTGAAGCGGGCCCTGAAGGTGAAGCAGGCCATGATGCAGCTCTACGTGCTGAAGCTGCTCAAGGTGCAGACCAAGTACCTGGGCCGGCAGTGGCGGAAGAGCAACATGAAGACCATGTCGGCCATCTACCAGAAGGTGCGGCATCGGCTGAACGATGACTGGGCCTACGGCAATG ATCTGGATGCCCGGCCCTGGGACTTCCAGGCAGAGGAGTGTGCCCTCCGTGCCAACATCGAACGCTTCAATGCCCGGCGCTATGACCGGGCCCACAGCAACCCTGATTTCCTGCCTGTGGACAACTGCCTGCAGAGTGTCCTGGGCCAGCGGGTAGACCTCCCTGAGGACTTCCAGATGAACTACGACCTGTGGCTGGAAAGGGAGGTCTTCTCCAAGCCCATTTCCTGGGAAGAGCTGCTGCAGTGA